TACAGGGACCATTCGCTGGGCCTTTGTCGGCAGCAATCAGCACGAACGGTCCCCGGTGGCAGATTTTCTGGAAGCGGCCCGTCAGATCGGAGCTTCCAAACCCAACACTTCAAGCCGACCTTAGGAGGTAAGGAATGAAAAAGCTGGCTGTCCTGCTGCTTCTCCTGGGGCTGATGGTTCCCTGCGCCATCGCCCAGGACACCCCCAAAGCGCTTTCTCTGCCCTCCGGCACCGGCGTCCGCATGAAGCTGGAAACCACCATTTCCACTTCCGGCAGCAAGGCCGGCGATACGTTTGCCGGGCGCGTCACGGAGGCCGTGGTAGTGGATGGCAAGCCGGTGATTCCGGTGGGCTCCGCGATCGAAGGCCAGATCGTCTCGGTTTCGGAACCGCGGCGCGTCAAAGGGCGTCCGACGATTCACCTGCGTCCGAACCTGCTCACGCTACCCAATGGCGAACGCTATGACTTCAACGCCGTCGTCGTGGACACCGATCGCTCCACCAAGACTGAGGTTACTGAAGAAGGTCAGATCAAGGGCCAGGGCGCCAGTAAGGGCGACAAGCTCGAAATCGCCGCGGGTACCGGCGCCGGAATGACGGTAGGCGCCATTGCCGGCGGCGGTAAGGGCGCGCTCGTGGGAGCCACCATCGGAGCGGCTGCCACGGTGACCCACTGGCTGACCAAGCGCAAGACCGCTGAGCTTCCAGCCGGTTCCGAGATCGTTATGGAGCTGAGCCGGCCCATGCTGATCACGGCTTCGAGCGAAGGCAAGTAGGAACGGGAACTCGCGGCCGGGCGTTCAGGCTCGCGCCGCGAGTTCTTCCTCACTGATCACATCCAGGTCGAGCCATCCCTCCAGGGGCAGAGCGTCCACCGGCAGGTGGTCACGCCAGACGCTGCAACGCAAGCGAACGCGATTCCCGCGCGTAGCCCCTAATTCCGCCAAGGGCAGGGCGAACTCCAGCACCTTGTGCAGCTGGACGACGAGCCCGGAGGGCGGCTGAGGCGTTTCCTCTTCATGCCCGGGATGCTCATCGCCGCGCCGCACTCTCCAACTCGCGAGCGCACGGTCTTGAACCGAGATTTCTATGAGCAGCTTCTGCTTGATCTGATCCGAACCCGCCTCCGTGGACTCGACCTTGATGACCACTTCGAGCTCCCCCTCCGCAACCCCGCCGACGAAGTCCAGGCGGCCGAACAGAGCGGTGTCGTTCAGGCCGGCGTGAATCGAGCCCAGAACGTACTGCTTGCCGTGCATGGCGGAGGTGCGGCGATCGGCCACGCAGGAGGCAGCGCCCAGCCATTCGAAATACGAACTCATCTCGCCGTCAATCTTCGGCGAAATGAAGGCCGTCTGCGAAACCATGCAGGGCCGGATCTCGAAGCGCGCGATAGGCTGCGCCAACGATTCCGGCGGTGTCGCACCCAGGAGGTGATACACGTTGGAAAGATGCTTGCGGTAGAGCTCGTCGAATTCGCGGTCATTCGCGGAGTGATGATGAGGACCGTACCACCAGTTCCAATCGCTCCCTTCAGCAATGAGGATTTCTTCCCAAGCCAGACGCCGGTCTGCCTCGGCAGCGGCAGGAGCCGCCTCCTGGTAGAATTTGCGAGCCGCCGAGAGATATTCCCAGGCGCGGTTGTCCTCTGGCGGTCCGATCCACACTTCGAAGTTGGCGTTGATCCAGGAGCCGGGAGCGATTCCTCCCAGCCGTCCAAAATCGGAGTGCCGATCGATCGCCTCCGAAACGCTGACCGCCTCCATGCTTGGGTCTCCGCTGATGCCGGCGTACAACCGGCGCAGGAAGTCACGTCCCGAATGCGGATAGTATTCCCACGCATTCTCTCCGTCCAGAATGATGGAGACCACGGCATCCCGCCCTGTATTCAGAACCGGTTGCGAAGATTCCTTGATCCTTCGGATGAACTCGGACGCGGCCACCTCGGCCGGGACGCCGGCATAGACGAACCCGATCATGTCGGAGATAGTATGGTCACGAAATAGGACATGGATGCGGGCGCCGTCCTTCTCATAGCGGTAGAGGTTGTAGAGTCGCTCGGAGCCTCCCGGAAGCAAGCGGCCCGATCCATCGCGCGGAAAGCCGCTTCCTTGCGTCCGGGCCAGGATGCCTTCATCGGTAGCCACCCACTCGAGCCCGGCCTGTTGCGCCAAAGCCAGCACCTCCTCCGAGACGCTTCCTTCCGAGGGCCAGGCGCCGCGGGGGCGCTTTCCGAAGGTCTTGGCGTGAAACTCCACCGCCCGTCGTAACTGCTCGGCCGCGTCTTCGGGATGGCGGAACCGGGCCTGCGGCAGCGGCAATCCCGGGGAGGCCGCGCGGGCGATCTCGGTGTCGCACAGCAGTGGCAGAATGGGGTGATAGAACGGCGAGCAGGAGAGTTCGATGCTCCCTTTCTGCGCCGCGTCCTGATAGGCGGGCAGAACTCTGCCCATGAATTCCTTCTGTCGCGCCACGATGAACTGCTGATCGTCGGCGCCGAAGCCGCTTCCCTTCCGCGCCAATTCCGCTATCTCGGGCTCCTCGTGGAAGAACTCGTCGAACCAGGCCAGTTGGGAAAGCACCTGCAGATCGGTGAAGTCCTGCGCGCCGAAGGCCTTCGACGTGCGCTCTGGGTTCTCTCCCGCGGAGCGGAAGCTTTCCCAAAGCTGGCGATAGCGCGGATAGCGCCCGATCATGTGCGTGGGATTGGCCTGGAACAGGTACTCCAATGCGAAGCGCCTTTCTTCCGGGGTCAGTTCTTCGGCGGGCTTGGCGGCTACATCCAGGAAGGGATCACGGGCCGTGCCCTCCACGTAGTCCTGAAGCTGCACCACCAGCGAGGGCACCAAGTTGAAGGTCTGATGAACGGCGGGAAACTCATCCAGCAGCTTCACCATGCCGTAGTAGTCCTTCAGGGCATGAAGCCGCACCCATGGCAGGCGGTACTCGCCCGCCACCAGGTCCTTGTAAAAAGGCTGGTGCATGTGCCAGAGGAAGACGACGCGCAAGCGGCCCATGGAGGCCTGTAGGCAGGTCCCTTTCCTTGGCAGTAGTACCTGAAGGTCGGGCGGCGACGCAAGTTGTCTGGCGCATCAGGAGGGCGCGGGGCGGCTATTTCACCGTGCTAGACTGCAAGGGTTCAGCGGTACACCGTGCGCATCCTGACCCGGTACATTCTGCGCGAAGTGCTCGCGCACGCCGCCCTGGGAGCGGCCTTGTTCACGTTCGTGCTCTTCATGCGCGACGTGGGACGCATCCTGGAGCTGGTGGTTCGCAATAGCGCACCCCTGTCCAGCGTCTTTGAAATCTTCCTGCTCATCCTGCCCTCCACCCTGACTTTCACGATTCCCATGGGAGTGCTGGTGGGCATCCTGATCGGCTTGGGCAGACTGGCGGCCGACAGCGAAGTCACGGCCATGCGCGCCAGCGGCATCGGCGCCACTGCTTTCATTCTCATCGTGGCCATTTTTGCCGTTTCCGCCTGGTTGCTTGCGCTCCTCAACACCGTGGTGGTTGCCCCCAGGGCGTCGGCCGCGCTGGCAGAGCTGGAAGACCGGCTCAAGAGTTCGGAAGCGGCCTATGCGGTGCAGCCACGCGTCTTCTACGAGAACATCGCCAACCATGTGCTCTACGTGCAGGACGCCCGTGCCGGCGAGGCCGCGGTCTGGCGGGGCATCTTCCTGGCGGACGTATCCACGCCTTCCTCGCCCAAGATCACGCTGGCCGAGCAAGGCACGGCGGTCACGGACGGCACCGAGCGCATCCGGCTCCATCTGCGGAATGGCGCGCAGCATGAGACCGACCCGCGCCGTCCCAAGGAATACTCCATCACCAACTTCTCGGTGTCGGACCTGCCTCTGCTCCTGCCGCAACGAACGGCCCAGCCTCGGGAGAATCGCCTGCTGGCGCAGATGGGGACGCTGGAGCTGTTGCAGCGGGGACAGCAACTGAACGACCGCCGCGGCCGTGCGCAAGAGATCGAGTTCTATCGCCGTCTGGCGCTGCCCACCGCTTGCCTGGTGCTGGCCATGGTGGGGATTCCTCTGGGTCTCGCGGCCCACAAGGGCGGCAAGTCCACCGGGTTCGTCCTGACCATCGCCCTGGTTTTTCTTTACTACGTGGTCTCTCTGTTTGGAATCTCGCTGGCTCGCCAGGGAAAGCTGCCGCCCGCGCTGGGCGCCTGGCTGGCCAACCTGGTGTTCTTCGCCGGCGGGGCGATCCTGCTTTGGCGCGTGGACCACCAGCCCCTGGAGCGCTTTTGGCGGAGCCTGGTACACCGGTTCCGGCACAAGCCCCCGGCCGCGGAAGCGAAGGTGCCCACCGCCCCCGACCGCCTGGCCGGCCGCCGGCGCGTGTTCGACCTGGATTTTCCTCAGCTCCTCGACACCTACGTGCTGCGCGACTTCTTCGCCTATTTCCTGCTGGTGCTGGCCGGCTTCCTGGTGCTGGGAGTGGTGTTCACGTTCTTCGAGATGTGGGGCGACGTGCTGCGCAACCGCGTCCCCGTGGTCACCGTGGCCGAGTTCGTGGTGAATTTCGTTCCCTCACTGGTTTACCAGATGACTCCGCTGGCGGTGCTGATCGCCGTGCTGGTGACTTTTGCCCTGCTGGAACGCAACAGCGAGATCGTGGCCATCAAGGCCACCGGCATCAGCATCTATCGAGTGGCAATGCCGGTGCTGATCCTGGCGGGAGTATTTTCCGCGGGGCTCTTCTTTTTCGACCACTTCTACCTGCCCGAAGCCAACACCCGCCAGGACGCGCTCTGGAACCAGATCAAGGGCAAGCCGGCCCAGACCTATCTTCGGCCCGACCGCAAGTGGATCTTCGGCCAACACTCCAGCATCTACTACTACGAATTCTTTGACCCGGACCGATTCCAGATGGGCGGAGTCTCGGTGTTCCTGTTCGATCCTTCCACCTTCGAAATCACGCGCCGTGTCTATGCCGCACGCGCCGAGTGGGACCCGAAGCTGGCCAAGTGGCTGTTCAAGCAGGGATGGACGCGCGCCTTTCGCGGAACCGCCATCGAGGAATACCGCACGTTCGACGTGGCCACCTTCGAGGCGCTTGATGAACCGCCCACCTATTTTCGCAAAGAGGTGAAGCAATCCTCGGAGATGGACTTCCGCGAACTCAGCGCTTACATTCGCGATCTGGAACAGAGCGGCTTCGACGCCGTACGGCTGCGTGTGCAATGGCACAAGAAGTTCGCTTTTCCCGCCATCACTTTGGTGATGGCGGTGCTGGCCGTACCCTTCGCGCTCTCGGTGGGGCGCCGCGGCGCGCTGGGGGGCGTGGCCATGGCCCTGGGCATCGCAGTGGTGTACTGGGCGACTTCGGGACTGCTCGAAGCGGTGGGCAACGTCAGTCAGTTGCCTCCCTTCCTGGCGGCGTGGTCGCCCGACCTGTTGTTCGCACTGGTCGGCGGATACTTGATCCTCCGGCTGCCGACGTAGTTACGGAGCCATTTGGTTTGCACTGCTTAGGATCGAGGGGAAACCGAGCATGATCGAGAGTCTGCGACCGCTGCTGCCGTATCTGCTGAAGTACCGGCGCGGTTTGGCTTTCGGCGCCCTCTCCGTTCTGCTGCAGAATGGCATCTGGATCATGTTCCCGCAGGTCATCCGTGGCGCCATGGATGACCTGCAACTCGGCATGACCCGCGAAAAGCTGCTGCAGTGGTCGCTGCTGATCATCACCGTGGCCCTGGCCAAGGGCGTGTTCCAATTCCTGACGCGCTGGGTGGTGATCGGCATCTCGCGCGACATCGAGTTCGACCTGCGCAACGACCTGTTCCGCCATCTGGAAGGCCTTTCCTACTCCTTCTACCAGCGGACGCGCACCGGCGACATCATGGCCCGCGCCACCAACGACCTCAACGCGGTGCGCATGCTGTTGGGCCCGGCCATCATGTACACCGCCAACACCATCGTATTCACGGCTGGCGCGCTCATCTTCATGACCGCGCTCAGCCCACGGCTCACGTTCTTTGCCGTGCTGCCGCTGCCCATCGTGAGCATCGTGGTGCAGTACTTCGGCCGGCGCATCCATGAGCGCTTCGAGCGCATTCAGGCCATGTTCTCGGAGATCTCCGCCCGCGCCCAGGAAAACTTTGCCGGCGCCCGCGTGGTCCGCGCCTATGCGCAGGAGGAGGCTGAGATCGCCGCCTTCGAGCAAGCCAACCGCGAATACATTGCGCGCAGCCTCAAACTGGTGCGCCTGATGGGCATGCTGTGGCCCACGCTGGAGGCCATGCTGGGCGTGGCCATCGTGCTGGTCCTCTGGCTGGGCGGTCGGGAGGTCCTGCTGGGTCGGATGAGCGTGGGCGACTTCGTGGCCTACAACATCTACATGGTGCAGCTCACCTTCCCCATCATCGCCTTCGGCTGGGTCATCAATATCTTTCAGCGCGGCATGGCTTCCCTGGGACGGTTGAATGAGATCCTCCACCAGAAACCGACCATCGTGGATTCCGATACCGCGCGCCTGCCCGATGCCCCGCGTGCGGTGCGCGGCGAGCTCGAATTCCGCCATCTCTCCTTCGCGTACAACGGAGTTCCCGTGCTGGAGGACGTAAGCCTCCGGGTTCCCGCGGGTTCGAGCCTGGCGATCGTGGGCCCGGTGGGCTCAGGCAAGACCACGCTGGTCAGCCTGATCCCCCGCATTTACGACGCACCCGCCGGGAGCGTCCTGCTGGACGGGCGGCCCATCACCGATTTTCCGCTGGAGGCTCTGCGCCGCAACATCGGCTTTGTCCCCCAGGAAACCTTCCTGTTCAGTGAATCCGTGCGCGGGAACATCGCCTTCGGAGCGGAGGACGCCACCGAAGAAGACGTGCGCCGGGCCGCCGAAGGCGCCAGCATCGCCGCCGAGATCGAGAGCTTCCCGGAGAAGTACAAGACATTGGTGGGCGAGCGCGGCATCACTCTCTCCGGCGGCCAGAAGCAGCGCACCGCCATCGCGCGGGCGCTGATCCGCAATCCCCGCATCCTGGTGCTGGACGACGCGCTCTCCAGCGTGGATACGTACACCGAGGAGCGCATCCTCAATCATCTGCGCGAGATCATGCAGGGACGGACCACGATTTTCATCTCGCATCGCGTTTCCACCGTACGCAACGCCGACCGAATCGCCGTGTTGCACGAACGGCGCATCGTCGAATACGGCACGCACGACGAACTCCTGGCCCGCAACGGCTACTACACCGACCTTTACAACAAGCAACTGCTCGAGGAAGAACTGGCGAGCGTCTAGGACTGCGCATGAAGCGGGTGGTGAAGCCGGAACTGCTCGATTCCGATTCCGGCACGCCGGCCGAAGTGGCCGCCTCGCTGGTGGATTTGCGCCTCGTCAATCGCTGGTTCGGCGGCATCCGCACCGCGCGGTGCCTGGTGGACCGCGTCGCCGACTCTGCGCCTGAGCTTTCCCTGCTCGACGTCGCCTCCGCCTCCGGCGACGTTCCCCGGTCCGTGGCCACCCACCTGGGGAAACGCGGCATCCGCACCTCCATCACGCTTCTTGAGCGGACCCGTTCTCATATGCAGCCGAACGGACGTTACGTTGCCGGCGACGCACTGGCCCTTCCCTTCGCCGATTCCAGTTTCGACCTCGTCACCTGTTCGCTCTTCGTCCACCACCTCGAGCCGGCCGAGATCGTCACCTTCGTGAACGAGGGATTGCGCGTGGCCCGCCGGGCCGTGCTGCTGAACGATCTGCGCCGCGACCCTGTGCACCTGGCGCTGGTGTACGCGGGCTGGCCGCTCTTTCGCAGTCGCCTGACCCGCCATGACAGCGTGGCTTCCGTCTGGCGCTCGTACACGCCGAAGGAAATCGAGCACATCCTTCGCCGCACGCGTGCCGCCCGGGTGGAAGTCAGCCGGCACTACCTGTTCCGCATGGGAGCCATCGCATGGCGCAACTAGGGGAGCGGGCGGAGCTGTTCGACCTGGTCGTGATTGGAGCAGGACCCGCGGGCTCGGCTGCCGCCATCACCGCGGCTCGCATGGGAGGCAAAACGCTGCTCCTGGAGCAAGGTCGTTTTCCGCGGCACAAGGTGTGCGGGGAGTTCGTCTCCCCGGAGGGACTGGCCCTGCTGGAAGGTCTGTGTGCTGGGTCGCCTGCTGCGCTCGACCTGTTGCACCGAGCGGAGCGCATCCCGAGCGCCCGCTTCTTCCTCGACCGGCACGACTGGACCGCGTCTCTGCGGCCCGGCGCTGTCTCCATCCCGCGCTTCGATCTCGATGCGGCGCTCTGGAAAGTGGCAAAGGCGCGTGGTGCGGATACCCGCCATGCGGTTTCCGTCAACAGCATTGAAGGCAGCGGCCCATTCGAGGTCCTGACTTCGAGCGGAAGTTTTCTGGCACGCAGCGTCATCGACGCTTCCGGGCGGTGGTCCGCCCTTACGCTGCACGACCGGTCCGAGGAAAACCTCGGCGCGTCCGCGATGTGGATCGGCCTGAAGGGACACTTCCTGGAAGCCGGTCCGCCTTCCTCCGTCGATCTCTACTTCTTCGACGGTGGCTACTGTGGAGTGCAGCCCGTAGGGAGCGGTCGCGTGAATGCCTGCGCCATGGTGCGCAGTGACGCGGCCCGCAGCCTGGACCAGGTGTTCGCGCGGCATCGCGGGCTCTGGCGTCGCAGCAGGGGATGGGAACCGGCCACGGAACCGGTGGCCACCGCTCCCCTCGTTTTTCGACAGCCGGTTCCAGAGCGCGATGGCGTCTTGTACGCCGGAGATGCGGCCGGCTTCATCGACCCCTTTGCCGGTGACGGTATCTCCATCGCCCTGGGCAGTGGAATGCTGGCCGCGAAATCGCTGCAAGGCGTCTGGTCGGGCGAAACAACGGTTTTGGCAGCCGCGGCCGGGTATCGGCTCGCCTATGAACGCGCCTTCCAACCCGCCTT
Above is a genomic segment from Terriglobales bacterium containing:
- a CDS encoding LptF/LptG family permease — protein: MRILTRYILREVLAHAALGAALFTFVLFMRDVGRILELVVRNSAPLSSVFEIFLLILPSTLTFTIPMGVLVGILIGLGRLAADSEVTAMRASGIGATAFILIVAIFAVSAWLLALLNTVVVAPRASAALAELEDRLKSSEAAYAVQPRVFYENIANHVLYVQDARAGEAAVWRGIFLADVSTPSSPKITLAEQGTAVTDGTERIRLHLRNGAQHETDPRRPKEYSITNFSVSDLPLLLPQRTAQPRENRLLAQMGTLELLQRGQQLNDRRGRAQEIEFYRRLALPTACLVLAMVGIPLGLAAHKGGKSTGFVLTIALVFLYYVVSLFGISLARQGKLPPALGAWLANLVFFAGGAILLWRVDHQPLERFWRSLVHRFRHKPPAAEAKVPTAPDRLAGRRRVFDLDFPQLLDTYVLRDFFAYFLLVLAGFLVLGVVFTFFEMWGDVLRNRVPVVTVAEFVVNFVPSLVYQMTPLAVLIAVLVTFALLERNSEIVAIKATGISIYRVAMPVLILAGVFSAGLFFFDHFYLPEANTRQDALWNQIKGKPAQTYLRPDRKWIFGQHSSIYYYEFFDPDRFQMGGVSVFLFDPSTFEITRRVYAARAEWDPKLAKWLFKQGWTRAFRGTAIEEYRTFDVATFEALDEPPTYFRKEVKQSSEMDFRELSAYIRDLEQSGFDAVRLRVQWHKKFAFPAITLVMAVLAVPFALSVGRRGALGGVAMALGIAVVYWATSGLLEAVGNVSQLPPFLAAWSPDLLFALVGGYLILRLPT
- a CDS encoding ABC transporter ATP-binding protein, with product MIESLRPLLPYLLKYRRGLAFGALSVLLQNGIWIMFPQVIRGAMDDLQLGMTREKLLQWSLLIITVALAKGVFQFLTRWVVIGISRDIEFDLRNDLFRHLEGLSYSFYQRTRTGDIMARATNDLNAVRMLLGPAIMYTANTIVFTAGALIFMTALSPRLTFFAVLPLPIVSIVVQYFGRRIHERFERIQAMFSEISARAQENFAGARVVRAYAQEEAEIAAFEQANREYIARSLKLVRLMGMLWPTLEAMLGVAIVLVLWLGGREVLLGRMSVGDFVAYNIYMVQLTFPIIAFGWVINIFQRGMASLGRLNEILHQKPTIVDSDTARLPDAPRAVRGELEFRHLSFAYNGVPVLEDVSLRVPAGSSLAIVGPVGSGKTTLVSLIPRIYDAPAGSVLLDGRPITDFPLEALRRNIGFVPQETFLFSESVRGNIAFGAEDATEEDVRRAAEGASIAAEIESFPEKYKTLVGERGITLSGGQKQRTAIARALIRNPRILVLDDALSSVDTYTEERILNHLREIMQGRTTIFISHRVSTVRNADRIAVLHERRIVEYGTHDELLARNGYYTDLYNKQLLEEELASV
- a CDS encoding glycoside hydrolase family 57 protein, which produces MGRLRVVFLWHMHQPFYKDLVAGEYRLPWVRLHALKDYYGMVKLLDEFPAVHQTFNLVPSLVVQLQDYVEGTARDPFLDVAAKPAEELTPEERRFALEYLFQANPTHMIGRYPRYRQLWESFRSAGENPERTSKAFGAQDFTDLQVLSQLAWFDEFFHEEPEIAELARKGSGFGADDQQFIVARQKEFMGRVLPAYQDAAQKGSIELSCSPFYHPILPLLCDTEIARAASPGLPLPQARFRHPEDAAEQLRRAVEFHAKTFGKRPRGAWPSEGSVSEEVLALAQQAGLEWVATDEGILARTQGSGFPRDGSGRLLPGGSERLYNLYRYEKDGARIHVLFRDHTISDMIGFVYAGVPAEVAASEFIRRIKESSQPVLNTGRDAVVSIILDGENAWEYYPHSGRDFLRRLYAGISGDPSMEAVSVSEAIDRHSDFGRLGGIAPGSWINANFEVWIGPPEDNRAWEYLSAARKFYQEAAPAAAEADRRLAWEEILIAEGSDWNWWYGPHHHSANDREFDELYRKHLSNVYHLLGATPPESLAQPIARFEIRPCMVSQTAFISPKIDGEMSSYFEWLGAASCVADRRTSAMHGKQYVLGSIHAGLNDTALFGRLDFVGGVAEGELEVVIKVESTEAGSDQIKQKLLIEISVQDRALASWRVRRGDEHPGHEEETPQPPSGLVVQLHKVLEFALPLAELGATRGNRVRLRCSVWRDHLPVDALPLEGWLDLDVISEEELAARA
- a CDS encoding FAD-dependent oxidoreductase; this encodes MAQLGERAELFDLVVIGAGPAGSAAAITAARMGGKTLLLEQGRFPRHKVCGEFVSPEGLALLEGLCAGSPAALDLLHRAERIPSARFFLDRHDWTASLRPGAVSIPRFDLDAALWKVAKARGADTRHAVSVNSIEGSGPFEVLTSSGSFLARSVIDASGRWSALTLHDRSEENLGASAMWIGLKGHFLEAGPPSSVDLYFFDGGYCGVQPVGSGRVNACAMVRSDAARSLDQVFARHRGLWRRSRGWEPATEPVATAPLVFRQPVPERDGVLYAGDAAGFIDPFAGDGISIALGSGMLAAKSLQGVWSGETTVLAAAAGYRLAYERAFQPAFRNAAHLRRVTQMGRPWRTLLSGVLRLPPVARMLVDRTRARIPTAT
- a CDS encoding methyltransferase domain-containing protein, whose amino-acid sequence is MKRVVKPELLDSDSGTPAEVAASLVDLRLVNRWFGGIRTARCLVDRVADSAPELSLLDVASASGDVPRSVATHLGKRGIRTSITLLERTRSHMQPNGRYVAGDALALPFADSSFDLVTCSLFVHHLEPAEIVTFVNEGLRVARRAVLLNDLRRDPVHLALVYAGWPLFRSRLTRHDSVASVWRSYTPKEIEHILRRTRAARVEVSRHYLFRMGAIAWRN